The region tccgggtgctccggtttcctcccacagtccaaaaacacacgttactggtggattggtgactcaaaagtgtctgtaggtgtgagtgtgtgtgtctgtgttgccctgtgaaggactggcgccccctccagggtgtattcctgccttgcgcccaatgattccaggtaggctctggacccaccgcgaccctgaattggataagcggttacagataatgaatgaatgaatgaatgaatgaatttactgtgtaaggCATTGGAAACCTATAAGCATCATAAATGgaaaataacaatataaaactCAGATCAATGTGTTATTCAGCTTGGAAATGTGTAAATTGTTGTTAAAAGTCAGAATCACCAATAGAAAAATGATGATTTACTTAGATTCACCATTTAGCAGCGCTAAACAATTAATGCAAAACTGACAATTACATTGCACAGAAGAGACAGAAGAACCAGATACCTAAACTGGAATTCAACATGCTAGTATACTCACAGTAGGAGAAACTGACTCCAAGCTTCGCTGGTTCTCTCAGGTCTTGTACAATAGCTGTGCCCTCTAACTTCCTCACTTTTCCTTTACTAACAGATcaagcaataataataaacaaacatgaacacaaacatgaaaagttttgcacattatttatagtatattttgcacaaatcactcactAGGTCTGAGTATTGAGAACTCTAACTGTCTTGTCAGGTCTTAGAGAGTATTCAGCTTCAATGCATTTGCCTCTTTCAAAGGATGCCGGGAGTTTTTCTATTTCATACCACTTTCCCAAATACTGCacatgaaaaaaagtgaccatTTGTGgcattaataataaaagaacaaaaacatattttaaacatcctcCTTAATTATAGACAGTTCATACCTTGGGCAGCTCAAAGTTTGGCTGAACCATTGGTGTGGGACAGGGACCCCAGTGGAATGTCTGAGATGACACTGTGGACAGCAATAATGCTAATGCCAACACAATCGCAGTATTCATGATGGAACCTGAACAACTGTCTGTGGAGTGGGAAGATTGGGCATTAGGAGTTATCATTTGTGAGTTATGAACAGATATTGTTCTCATGGTTTTgcttataaatacatttcttgTATGCATTGCTGTGGGCATTTAagtccatttttaattttttaatttcttaatcCTTGTGATTTTCCTGACATATTAATAACAGGTTAAAAATTGTCATTAATCTTTTGTAGCTCTCTACAACATGTTTTGCATTTTCTACTTCCAGCCCTATATAGGAAGACTTGTTCTATGTAATAAAccttcattcatgcattcattcagaTTCTGTATCTTGTTATCCACTTTATCTTGTTCAGAGTCACGGAAGGCCCAGGGCCACTGTGAAACACGTCATTAAGAATGTTCAGAGTGAgacactacattttttttttaaataatcagaaATCTGCCTCAAATCTTGTCAAGGTTTTGTTACCtcggataaactttattgtgtGGTTGTGGACACTGCAGGGAATATTCTTACCAATAAATTGGAATGTCTGTGGTCAGCTCTAGGGCTAATGCCAACACAATAGCAGCCTTCATGATGGCAACAGGACTAGTATTCCACTGTGCGAAAGGTATATGACTCAAATCTTGTCAATTTGTTAAGATTTGTACCTCAGACAGATTTTGTATATGGTTTCAGACACTGTGGCATATTGTTATCAGTGTTactatattaaaaacaaacaaacaaaaaaaaaaaacacctagcTAAATAAATAAGCTTCCATTACATTGTGCTAGCTACATAAGCCTTGTAGATCCAgggcaaaactaaagaagcaaaattTGATAGAAATATTATGCTGGATGTTGCACtacaataaatgaaataaatagtaatttattttttttgcagaaatATTCCAGGGTAACATTCTATAAAACAAAAGTggtaacaaatatataaatataagatTTTGCCACTAATTCATTCAAACTGTGgctatatttaaatgaatgtatgagGTTATGTAACCAAGGCAGTAATCCTGACATAACATTTTGAATGCTGTGTTGTTACACCTGTTTGACCAGTGTAGAGGCCAAGTGTATTATGCAGTGTAAAACCTGCTCTATTGTCACTGAAATGTGGGAGTTGAAACatgatatattttacaaaaatactAGAACCTTCTGAATATTTTGGAAACAGCATCAAAACCCAGTTagttaaaacaatgaaaaaaatattcagtATTGCTTAACTGCATCCCCCCCACATGACTTTCCATATGTATTTATgtgcgtttaggtctatatatCTTCAGTTTATAACTCAAACAATCCCCTTTGGGtcagggttttttgtttgtttgttttgttttgttttttctttatagtTGTTACAAATTACTTCTCATATAATTTGAaaagcaaatctttaaaaaaagatagATTGCTTACCTGTGTGCAATCCAGCTACCTTCAAGGTATGAGAGATGCAAATGTTGTCCCTGCTACTGCTGAAGTGCCAAATAGGGAAGAGGGGAACAGACAAGAGGAATGAATGATTTGTGACGTCAGTGGGTGTCCCTAACTAAAAGCAGATGATAAGTTAAATTCAAGtcatgggggaaaaaaaaataaaacgctGTAAGGGGCAAAAACAGATGTCATTTGTTCTGGTATTATAAGATGAATggaaaatattatttgtttattaatttaatattggtgattatttattttgtacacGTATTAGTTATAAAATTATGAGCACTTCTTAGTTAccacactcactgtctattaACTCcaatgaaatgtgtatatatacatatacattttttgcaCCATTTCACCGTTCTTATGCACATTACACATTatattacaaaaatacacattacaTCCTGTTTTATCACATAATGattcatttgaaataaaaataaataataattaaaaattaattgaattaattaagaatttaaataattaaaaaaatttaaatcacatattcataaataacacaactcaaacaatgtcaaacttaaaaaaaaaaaattaagttacCGGGACTGTTAATGTGGAGGCTAGTGGAATGTTTACTAGCTTCACACAGCATTCACCCTAAACTTGCTTAGCGCTAAAGGTAACGTTTAACCTACACCCGCACTCGTTTCATTAGTCATTTGTACAAAATAAGTTCACAAGTCATACTCTCGAGGTTATGTGTCTGATCTCTAAAAATACGTCATTATATTTCTACGTAAACTTTAGACCAAGATTTAAATTAAGAGCTATCCGAGCTAGGCTTGGCAGGTATTTTCCCTCATATCATCAATCATCAAGACCTGCAGGGAAAGAGCGATGTCAATGATAAGTATTAATTATAAAGCTATaggaacacacaaaacactgcaaATCTGGACTTCTACTGTATTTataatgtaaattatattaaagtgcttacatttcattttacatttgatatttaatttcatttttttttattttgcttataGATTTTTCCTATTTTATCTATATGTAAGCTGCTGTAACACAAatttaccttttattttttaaagggcAAGTTTGCCTCAACGTGTagtaaatgtataaaaactACACATGACAATTCTAAAGCTAAtgtctcttttttgtttttggtgcAGATCAGCACTGGCTGTTAGCTATTTTCATGGCAGTTGTAAGTTGTGGGGCATTGAATGAGCTGAGTGCAGATGTCCTCACTCACAGGTTCATGAAAACTGCAGAGGAGGAAGACAGAGCCATGTTAGACCAGCTCAGCAATCAGGAAGAGACCTGTGCAATGCCTCTTTGCCCATCCACAGTTGGTAAGGGTTTGGATCAAGTTTGATAGCCAATTTATTggaaacacatatacacatatttttttattttgtaaaacctATCAAATGACCATAAACATATACTGGGTAGGTACAGGGTGAAAAATTTGACCAGCCATAAACCCTGTCCATCAGTTGGGAAGGAAACTACTGAGCAGACATTAattgggtagtggatcattttcagtatAGCTGTGCCACTGACATGGTAGTGTGTGTGGTATACTATGACATTTATGTTGAGAATACTCCCATTTTAGTCATGTTGCCATACCACTGATTATAGACCAGGGTATAAAACAAATACTGCAGAAAAATATGAGGTACAGTCTTTAACTGCATACCAAAACCTACATGTGTAAGAAACTTGTATAACACAGGTTTCAGACACTGGGCTGCGGTATCAGGCTGTTGGTCATTTGAAGTGGGCCACAGCAGCTGCCAACTACCACAGGGAGAAATAGCATAATTACTGTTGAATTTTACTTTTAATAGCGTAGATAGAATttgtaaaaattatatatagttGTATATTCTGTATGTCAATAACCTGAGAACTGTTGATGCTTATTCAGGCTGGAGGCttgtgacactgtgtgtgtgcttgttagTCTAAGAACCAAAATGATAaatacaaaagtaaaaaaaaaaagtgttaattaCAGCTCCCTTCTCCAGACAGGCCTCTGGCACCAGTACTAATGGATGACAGTGACCATCAGTTCAGGTATGAGGTATGAATTTTCTTGAGGAGTAAATTTCAACTTTAGACTCGTCACACTCATTATAGTGTCAGATGAAATTAAAGACACTGAGATGTATAACATACACATATTCTTGCTCACTCATCGTTTGTAGGTCTTTTCATGAAGACGAAAGAAATGAAGGTGATTAATTTACTTTCAAATTGAAGCTACAAATAAATTGAgtgattatatttaatatttattactgacatCTTTCTCCTAGTCTTAGAGAGTTTGTTTCTAGTTGGATatgatgctgtgtatgtgtcAGAACAAGATGAAATCCAGAACTCTTCCAATATGTGAGTGTAGACACAAAATGAAACTGAACAGACATCAAACTGCTATGATTTTTAAGTTTAGTCTGTATTTTCTCCTGCTGTATGTTTGTTGTAAAGGAACACAGAAGAAAAGGAAAACTTTTCAGAGGTTGTACAAACCATGAGACGTTTGAAAGGTTTGAACAAAAATTTACAAAAGTCTCTGGATATGTCAGAGGACTGCAACACCGTCCTCAGGGCTGAAGTCACTTCTTTAAAAAACCAAATCAAAACGTAAGTCATTCTTGCTACCCAAAATCATTGTGAATATATGGACAACGGCTACAAAAACTAATTGATAAAAATG is a window of Hoplias malabaricus isolate fHopMal1 chromosome 1, fHopMal1.hap1, whole genome shotgun sequence DNA encoding:
- the apodb gene encoding apolipoprotein Db, with amino-acid sequence MNTAIVLALALLLSTVSSQTFHWGPCPTPMVQPNFELPKYLGKWYEIEKLPASFERGKCIEAEYSLRPDKTVRVLNTQTYKGKVRKLEGTAIVQDLREPAKLGVSFSYFTPYSPYWVLSTDYSTVSLVYSCTEVLRMFHVDYAWILSRTRTLPPEVVYHAKELFSRDNIDVSKMVPTEQLGCEP